The Hevea brasiliensis isolate MT/VB/25A 57/8 unplaced genomic scaffold, ASM3005281v1 Scaf146, whole genome shotgun sequence genome contains a region encoding:
- the LOC131176513 gene encoding phragmoplastin DRP1E-like has translation MATMVTLIGLVNRIQRVCTVLGDYGESTASSSLPTLWESLPSVVVVGGQSSGKSSVLESIVGRDFLPRGSGIVTRRPLVLQLHKTESGTREHAEFLHLPGKRFTDFSMVRKEIQDETDKMTGKSKQISPVPIHLSIYSPNVVDLTLIDLPGLTKVAVEGQPESIVKDIENMVRSYVEKPNCIILAITPANQDIATSDAIKLSREVDPTGERTFGVLTKLDLMDKGTNATDVLEGRAYSLQHPWVGIVNRSQADINKNVDMIAARRQECEFFATNPDYRHLAGRMGSEYLAKLLSKHLESVIKARIPGIISLVNRSIDELEEELNHLGRPVTVDAGAQLYTILELCRAFDRVFKEHLDGGRPGGDRIYGVFDNQLPSALRKLPLDRHLSLQNIRKLVSEADGYQPHLIAPEHGYRRLIDGAINYFRGPAEASVDAVHFILKELVRRAIGETQELKRFPTLQAEIASAANDALERFREDSKKTTLRLVDMESSYLTVDFFRKLPMEVEKGGNPTATNADRYTEGHFRRIGSNVSSYVLMVSETLRTSIPKAVVYCQVREAKWSLLDHFYTQLGKKEAKQLAQLLDEDPALMERRQKCAKRLELYKSARDEIDLVSWAR, from the exons ATGGCTACCATGGTGACCTTGATCGGCCTCGTTAACAGAATACAGAGAGTATGTACTGTTCTCGGCGACTATGGCGAAAGTACTGCCTCCTCTTCTTTGCCTACTCTCTGGGAGTCTCTTCCTTCTGTTGTTGTCGTCGGCGGCCAa AGTTCTGGAAAGTCATCGGTGTTGGAGAGCATTGTGGGGAgagattttcttccaaggggatcAG GTATTGTGACAAGGCGGCCTTTAGTGTTGCAACTGCACAAGACAGAATCAGGGACACGGGAGCATGCAGAATTTCTTCACTTGCCAGGGAAAAGATTCACAGACTTCT CCATGGTTCGAAAGGAAATTCAAGATGAAACTGATAAAATGACTGGCAAGTCAAAACAGATTTCTCCTGTTCCTATTCATCTCAGTATCTACTCTCCAAATG TTGTCGACTTGACATTGATAGATTTGCCCGGTTTAACAAAGGTTGCAGTAG AGGGACAGCCAGAGAGCATAGTTAAGGACATTGAGAATATGGTTCGTTCATATGTTGAGAAG CCAAATTGCATTATTCTGGCTATAACTCCCGCCAATCAAGATATAGCAACATCTGATGCTATTAAACTCTCTAGGGAAGTTGATCCAACAG GTGAAAGGACATTTGGTGTGTTGACAAAGCTTGACTTGATGGACAAAGGAACAAATGCTACAGAT GTTCTTGAAGGAAGGGCTTATTCACTTCAACATCCTTGGGTTGGAATTGTGAACCGCTCGCAGGCTGATATCAATAAAAATGTAGACATGATAGCTGCTAGGCGACAGGAGTGTGAATTCTTTGCTACTAATCCTGATTATAGGCACTTAGCTGGCAGAATGGGTTCAGAATATCTTGCAAAACTTCTATCCAAG CATTTGGAGTCAGTAATTAAAGCCCGCATTCCTGGCATCATATCTTTAGTGAACAGAAGCATTGATGAACTTGAAGAGGAGTTGAACCATTTAGGTAGACCTGTCACTGTTGATGCTGGG GCCCAGTTATACACTATCCTGGAGTTATGTCGTGCGTTTGACCGGGTATTCAAAGAGCATTTGGATGGAGG GCGACCTGGTGGGGATCGGATTTATGGAGTTTTTGACAACCAGCTCCCATCTGCTTTAAGGAAACTTCCATTGGACCGTCATTTGTCTCTGCAAAATATAAGGAAATTAGTTTCGGAGGCAGATGGATACCAACCTCATTTAATTGCACCAGAGCATGGTTATCGACGGCTCATTGATGGTGCAATTAATTACTTTCGAGGGCCAGCTGAAGCTTCTGTAGATGCT GTTCACTTTATTTTGAAAGAACTTGTAAGGAGGGCAATTGGTGAAACTCAG GAGTTGAAGCGATTTCCAACTCTTCAAGCTGAAATAGCATCTGCTGCCAATGATGCACTGGAGAGATTCCGCGAAGATAGTAAGAAGACAACTCTAAGGTTGGTGGATATGGAATCCTCATACCTGACAGTAGATTTCTTCAGGAAACTGCCCATGGAGGTGGAGAAGGGTGGAAATCCAACTGCCACCAATGCAGATCGATACACAGAGGGCCACTTTCGGAGAATAGGATCGAATGTGTCCTCTTATGTTTTGATGGTGTCTGAGACCCTCAGGACCTCCATTCCCAAGGCTGTGGTTTATTGTCAAGTGAGGGAGGCCAAATGGTCCTTGCTGGATCACTTCTACACCCAATTAGGCAAAAAGGAG GCCAAGCAACTTGCACAATTGCTGGATGAAGATCCTGCATTGATGGAAAGAAGGCAGAAATGTGCCAAAAGACTAGAGTTATACAAGTCTGCAAGAGATGAGATTGATTTGGTATCATGGGCTCGATGA